A portion of the Tenacibaculum todarodis genome contains these proteins:
- a CDS encoding DEAD/DEAH box helicase: MPFKKLHPTIQEKLENLEITSPTEIQKKGIPVIKSGANVYCTAPKDGGKTTALILTTLQKLKFEPVGTAPRTIVLVENKEKALEMYDAFVKYTRYTDLRVYVGYEQLHIDTQRSEIFEGVDVLISTPITLNKLFLLNGVNTSQLKMLSIDDAEFLKQKKSYTALMSISQSIEKCQFVLYSEKIDPTLKKFESYFMQYAKKVSI; the protein is encoded by the coding sequence ATGCCTTTTAAAAAACTACATCCTACAATTCAAGAAAAGCTTGAGAACTTAGAAATAACTTCACCTACAGAAATACAGAAAAAAGGAATTCCTGTAATAAAAAGTGGTGCAAATGTTTATTGTACTGCTCCAAAAGATGGTGGAAAAACAACAGCATTAATACTTACAACCTTACAGAAGTTAAAGTTTGAACCTGTTGGAACTGCGCCAAGAACCATTGTTTTAGTAGAAAACAAAGAGAAAGCCTTAGAAATGTATGATGCTTTTGTAAAATACACTAGATATACAGATTTACGTGTGTATGTTGGTTACGAACAGTTACATATTGATACACAACGTTCTGAAATTTTTGAAGGTGTAGATGTGCTAATTTCTACACCAATTACATTAAATAAGTTGTTTTTATTGAATGGTGTAAATACGAGTCAGTTAAAGATGTTAAGTATTGATGATGCTGAGTTTTTAAAACAAAAGAAATCGTATACAGCTTTAATGTCCATCTCTCAAAGTATTGAAAAATGTCAGTTTGTTTTGTATTCAGAAAAAATAGATCCAACGTTAAAAAAGTTTGAGTCTTATTTTATGCAATACGCTAAAAAAGTTTCAATTTAG
- a CDS encoding thiamine phosphate synthase has translation MTIPKLHYISQGNSPKEHLKNIQTACSSGAELVQLRLENISESKYLKIATEAREITAHFQTRLLINNHFKIAKKIKADGVHLEKTDFCPTTAIENLYTWQIIGATANTLEDCETLLSKKVDYISLEAFKNTNTENKKSAVLGLNGYTAIIEALKTETPIIGFGGITTKDISAILKTGISGVAVSDAITSDFNSIKTFNQLLSASSTEELRHTF, from the coding sequence ATGACAATACCTAAGCTACATTATATATCTCAAGGAAATTCACCTAAAGAACATTTAAAAAATATACAAACTGCCTGTTCTTCTGGAGCAGAATTGGTGCAATTGCGTTTAGAAAATATTTCAGAAAGTAAATATTTAAAAATAGCAACAGAGGCAAGAGAAATTACTGCTCATTTTCAAACTAGATTATTAATTAATAATCATTTTAAAATAGCAAAAAAGATAAAAGCAGATGGTGTTCATTTAGAAAAAACGGACTTCTGCCCTACTACAGCTATAGAAAACTTATATACTTGGCAAATTATTGGAGCAACTGCAAACACTTTGGAAGACTGTGAAACATTGCTTAGTAAAAAAGTAGACTATATTAGTTTAGAGGCTTTTAAAAATACAAATACAGAAAACAAAAAAAGTGCTGTTTTAGGATTGAATGGTTATACAGCTATTATTGAAGCTTTAAAAACAGAAACACCAATTATTGGTTTTGGAGGTATTACCACAAAAGATATTTCAGCTATTTTAAAAACTGGTATTTCTGGAGTCGCAGTTTCTGATGCTATTACAAGTGATTTTAATAGCATAAAAACATTTAATCAATTATTAAGCGCTTCTTCAACTGAAGAATTACGTCATACTTTTTAA
- a CDS encoding EamA family transporter, with protein sequence MWMYLGLLAALFLGLHSLCKKHAVQGNEVFPVLLGTVSSGFLFVASFYLFSVFYPDYAQENGYDFQQIPWKTHGFIFIKSAIMAASWVLAYQALKHLPITIVTPIRSAGPFFTFIGAIVIYKESPNLYQWIGFFLIIFSVILYSRIGKKEGINFKRNKWIFAIIGATFLGASSGLYDKFLIQNLSLNPQTLQFWFCLYTILILLIILSITWFPYAEKRKAFKFRWSIIAVGVLLQAADYFYFKALQDPEALIMLLSAIKRSQLIIAVVIGGLVFKEKNKRKKLIPLAGILIGVFLILYS encoded by the coding sequence ATGTGGATGTATTTAGGCTTATTAGCCGCACTTTTTTTAGGATTACACAGTTTATGTAAAAAACACGCTGTACAAGGTAATGAGGTTTTCCCTGTACTTTTAGGTACTGTTTCTAGCGGATTTTTGTTTGTAGCTAGTTTTTATCTATTTTCTGTTTTCTATCCAGATTATGCGCAAGAAAACGGTTATGATTTTCAACAAATACCTTGGAAAACGCATGGTTTTATTTTTATAAAGTCTGCTATAATGGCGGCTTCATGGGTTTTAGCCTATCAAGCTTTAAAACATTTACCAATAACTATTGTAACGCCCATTAGAAGTGCTGGACCTTTTTTTACGTTTATTGGCGCTATTGTAATTTATAAAGAAAGTCCAAATTTGTATCAATGGATTGGTTTTTTCTTAATTATCTTTTCGGTTATTTTATATTCTAGAATTGGTAAAAAGGAAGGTATTAATTTTAAGAGAAATAAATGGATTTTCGCCATAATTGGAGCTACATTTTTAGGCGCTTCAAGTGGTTTGTATGATAAATTTTTAATTCAGAATTTAAGCTTAAATCCACAAACATTACAATTCTGGTTTTGTTTGTATACCATACTCATTTTACTGATTATCTTAAGTATTACTTGGTTTCCGTATGCGGAAAAACGGAAAGCATTTAAGTTTCGTTGGTCTATAATTGCCGTTGGTGTTTTATTACAAGCCGCAGATTATTTTTATTTTAAAGCATTACAAGATCCGGAAGCCTTAATTATGTTATTGTCTGCCATAAAAAGAAGTCAATTAATAATAGCTGTAGTTATTGGCGGTTTGGTTTTTAAAGAGAAAAACAAACGTAAAAAACTAATACCTTTAGCTGGTATTTTAATTGGTGTTTTTTTGATTTTGTACTCATAG
- a CDS encoding glutaminase encodes MESNYKNIIKNAYKSASLIKDEGKIATYIPELANVNPEMFGVHITKTDGTNYGEGNNLEKFSIQSIVKVLSLSLAYKILGEQLWERVDVEPSGAKFDSLLLLETNKGIPRNPFINAGAIVICDVLISNLGDAKVEFLAYVRELSGLPTLTYSDKIADSEKATGYRNVALCNFIKSFGNIKNEPSEVLDFYFDMCSLEMSCKELSYTFTFLANKGKTLEGKKILKKSKCKRINALMLTCGFYDESGEFAFKVGLPGKSGVGGGIVALYPNNFAIAVWSPKLNPHGNSYKGMHLLEEVTTHSELSIF; translated from the coding sequence ATGGAATCTAATTATAAAAACATAATAAAAAACGCCTATAAATCTGCTTCTTTAATTAAAGATGAAGGAAAAATAGCTACTTACATACCAGAATTAGCAAATGTAAATCCAGAAATGTTTGGTGTTCATATCACTAAAACAGATGGTACTAATTATGGAGAAGGAAATAATTTAGAGAAATTTTCTATACAAAGTATAGTTAAAGTGCTGTCATTATCTTTAGCATATAAAATCTTAGGAGAACAACTTTGGGAACGCGTGGATGTAGAACCTTCAGGAGCTAAATTCGATTCACTTTTATTATTAGAAACCAATAAAGGAATACCAAGAAATCCATTTATAAATGCAGGAGCCATCGTTATTTGTGATGTTTTAATTTCTAATTTAGGTGATGCAAAAGTAGAATTTTTAGCCTACGTTAGGGAATTAAGTGGTTTACCAACACTAACGTATTCTGATAAAATTGCCGATTCAGAAAAAGCAACAGGATACAGAAATGTAGCGTTGTGTAATTTTATTAAATCTTTTGGAAACATTAAAAACGAACCTTCAGAAGTACTTGATTTTTATTTTGATATGTGCTCACTAGAAATGTCTTGTAAGGAATTATCTTATACTTTCACTTTTTTAGCCAATAAAGGAAAAACATTAGAAGGGAAAAAAATATTAAAGAAAAGTAAGTGTAAGAGAATTAATGCTTTAATGCTAACCTGTGGTTTTTATGATGAATCAGGAGAATTTGCCTTTAAAGTAGGATTACCAGGAAAAAGTGGTGTTGGTGGTGGTATTGTAGCATTATATCCTAATAACTTTGCCATTGCAGTTTGGAGTCCTAAATTGAATCCGCATGGAAATTCTTATAAAGGAATGCATCTTTTAGAAGAAGTTACCACACATTCAGAATTGAGTATTTTTTAA
- a CDS encoding DEAD/DEAH box helicase, with protein MSKQFSDLGINAQLQESLAALKISVPTEIQEKVIPVVLNQKEDIVALAKTGTGKTAAFGLPLLQLIDIENSNIQAIILAPTRELAQQIQNNLESFNSEALNVSIVGLFGGIPIKPQIESLKKTTHIIVATPGRLADLVKREAINIKNISYFILDEADEMVSALKEGLDSIIKEVPKNRRTLLFTATMPGAIRQMVNNYMAKDVITIEASMETIGHQGIAHQYVVVEPIEKLEVLLHFLNSKEGQRGIIFCKTKAAVNKLAKKLAINKFSSGAIHGSLTQGIRDRLMGQFREGHVDILVATDLAARGIDVKEVSYVVNYHLPDTFDAYVHRSGRTARAGAKGLSLTIIQEEEEENIAHFEKDLGITFKNYQKADAQSIEENNGLLWAKKIFKTKPNRNVSEDFKAQIKTIFHHLTKEELVDKILANYIASTKTISTTSDVSKKKKKK; from the coding sequence ATGTCAAAACAGTTTTCAGATTTAGGAATTAATGCTCAATTACAAGAAAGTTTAGCTGCTTTAAAAATTTCTGTTCCAACGGAAATTCAAGAAAAAGTAATTCCTGTTGTTTTAAATCAAAAAGAAGATATTGTAGCATTAGCAAAAACTGGAACTGGTAAAACAGCTGCTTTTGGTTTACCGTTATTACAATTAATAGACATAGAAAACTCCAATATTCAAGCTATAATTTTAGCACCAACAAGAGAGTTAGCGCAACAGATTCAAAATAATTTAGAATCATTTAATTCAGAAGCTTTAAATGTATCTATAGTTGGTTTGTTTGGTGGTATTCCTATAAAACCTCAAATAGAAAGCCTAAAAAAGACCACACATATTATAGTAGCAACTCCAGGACGCTTGGCAGATTTAGTTAAACGTGAAGCAATTAATATTAAAAACATATCTTACTTTATTTTAGATGAAGCAGATGAAATGGTTAGTGCTTTAAAAGAAGGTTTAGACAGTATTATTAAAGAAGTTCCAAAAAACAGAAGAACCTTACTATTTACAGCAACAATGCCAGGAGCAATTAGACAAATGGTAAATAATTACATGGCAAAAGATGTAATTACTATTGAAGCTAGTATGGAAACTATTGGTCATCAAGGAATAGCGCATCAATATGTAGTTGTAGAACCTATAGAAAAATTAGAAGTTTTACTTCATTTTTTAAATTCTAAAGAAGGTCAAAGAGGAATCATTTTCTGTAAAACGAAAGCTGCTGTAAACAAATTGGCTAAAAAATTAGCGATTAACAAGTTTTCTTCAGGTGCCATTCATGGAAGTTTAACACAAGGAATTCGTGATAGATTAATGGGGCAATTTAGAGAAGGCCATGTAGATATTTTAGTAGCTACAGATTTAGCTGCTCGTGGTATTGATGTAAAAGAAGTTTCTTATGTAGTAAATTATCATTTACCCGATACTTTTGATGCTTATGTGCATAGAAGTGGAAGAACAGCTAGAGCAGGAGCAAAAGGATTGTCTTTAACAATAATACAAGAAGAGGAAGAAGAAAATATTGCCCATTTTGAAAAGGATTTAGGTATTACCTTTAAAAATTACCAAAAAGCAGACGCACAAAGTATTGAAGAAAATAATGGACTGTTGTGGGCTAAAAAAATATTTAAAACCAAACCAAATAGAAATGTTTCTGAGGATTTTAAAGCGCAAATAAAAACTATTTTTCATCATTTAACTAAAGAAGAATTAGTAGATAAAATATTGGCAAATTATATAGCAAGTACAAAAACAATAAGCACAACTTCTGATGTTTCAAAAAAGAAGAAAAAGAAATAA
- a CDS encoding cold-shock protein: protein MAKSQQTFNKNEKEKKRLKKREDKRKKKEAKKEAKIPGQGIQFVYVDHNGNFTDTPPDPTMKVQVDAESIVIGIPKKEDMEPEDPVRNGKVSFFDTSKGFGFIIDSENQEKYFTHVSGLIDEIAENDKVSFELEKGLKGMNAVKVQKI, encoded by the coding sequence ATGGCAAAATCACAGCAGACTTTTAATAAAAATGAAAAAGAAAAAAAGCGTTTAAAAAAACGTGAAGATAAAAGGAAGAAAAAAGAAGCTAAAAAAGAAGCTAAAATTCCTGGACAAGGAATACAGTTTGTATACGTAGATCATAATGGTAATTTTACAGATACACCACCAGATCCTACGATGAAAGTACAGGTAGATGCCGAAAGTATTGTTATTGGTATTCCTAAAAAAGAAGATATGGAACCAGAAGATCCTGTTAGAAATGGTAAAGTATCGTTTTTTGATACTTCAAAAGGATTTGGTTTTATTATAGATTCTGAAAATCAAGAAAAATATTTTACGCATGTTAGTGGCTTAATTGATGAAATAGCTGAAAATGACAAAGTATCTTTTGAACTAGAAAAAGGATTAAAAGGTATGAATGCTGTTAAAGTTCAAAAAATATAA
- a CDS encoding LysM peptidoglycan-binding domain-containing protein — protein MKLKLLFICLFALVCNSYSQEKKLPQGWDEVILEGKPAYMNLITGDIITNFPSKPALKKVKVAEYDPTQIHIVKKGETLSVIARKYNLSLAEMYRLNSVENFDKIKIGQEIVVGYDEKTIEPINEKYTDTTTTDYHTVVSGETLYRIAKNYNISVSQLKSLNNLTNNIIAIGQELKVK, from the coding sequence ATGAAATTAAAGTTATTATTTATCTGTTTGTTTGCATTGGTTTGTAATTCTTATTCCCAAGAAAAAAAACTTCCTCAAGGTTGGGATGAAGTTATTTTAGAAGGTAAACCTGCTTATATGAATTTAATTACAGGAGATATTATTACAAATTTCCCAAGTAAACCCGCTTTAAAGAAAGTTAAAGTTGCTGAATATGATCCTACACAAATTCATATTGTAAAAAAAGGAGAAACATTAAGTGTTATTGCTCGAAAATACAATTTAAGTTTAGCCGAAATGTATAGATTAAATAGCGTAGAGAATTTTGATAAAATTAAAATTGGACAAGAAATTGTTGTAGGTTATGATGAAAAAACGATAGAACCTATTAATGAGAAATATACAGATACAACTACTACAGATTACCATACAGTTGTAAGTGGAGAAACGTTATATAGAATTGCAAAAAACTATAACATTAGTGTTTCTCAGTTAAAATCTTTAAATAATTTAACAAATAATATTATTGCGATAGGGCAAGAGTTAAAGGTTAAATAA
- a CDS encoding helix-turn-helix transcriptional regulator — MKNTIKVQRAILDITQEELAIAIGVSRQTINSIEKNRYVPSTVLALKLSKMFNQPVNVFFELTDED, encoded by the coding sequence ATGAAAAATACAATTAAAGTACAGCGTGCAATTTTAGATATAACGCAAGAAGAATTAGCAATAGCTATTGGAGTTTCTAGACAAACCATTAATTCCATTGAAAAAAACAGATATGTTCCTTCAACAGTATTAGCATTAAAACTATCAAAAATGTTTAATCAACCAGTAAATGTTTTTTTTGAATTGACTGATGAAGATTAA
- a CDS encoding MaoC family dehydratase translates to MEKLIFNTLEEFTQIEGKTLPNGSWYTVTQQMINDFANATLDKQWIHIDEKRAEKESPFKSTVAHGFMSVAMISRMLEEAFAVKSVKMGLNYGLNKVRFPNPVPVNSELRMLSSVKLIEELPNNGVKVTFSCTIEIKGQEKPACVAEFLAALFE, encoded by the coding sequence ATGGAGAAACTTATTTTTAACACTTTAGAGGAATTTACACAAATAGAAGGTAAAACACTACCAAACGGAAGTTGGTATACTGTTACACAACAGATGATTAACGATTTTGCCAATGCAACTTTAGACAAACAATGGATTCATATAGATGAAAAAAGGGCAGAGAAGGAGTCTCCTTTTAAAAGTACTGTTGCACATGGTTTTATGTCTGTTGCTATGATTTCTAGAATGTTAGAAGAAGCTTTTGCAGTAAAAAGTGTAAAAATGGGCTTAAATTACGGGTTGAATAAAGTCCGTTTTCCAAATCCTGTTCCTGTAAATAGTGAACTAAGAATGTTGAGCTCAGTAAAATTAATTGAAGAATTACCAAACAATGGTGTAAAAGTTACTTTTTCTTGTACTATTGAAATTAAAGGGCAAGAAAAACCTGCATGTGTTGCAGAGTTTTTAGCTGCATTGTTCGAATAA
- a CDS encoding trimeric intracellular cation channel family protein: MNIIYTLDIAGTFAFALSGALVAKKENFDAFGVIIIAFVTAVGGGMLRDVLINAHPINWIADLNYIWTILAAVFVMFFFKSKVAPLSKTMFLFDTIGISVFTLLGLQKGLNFNLHPFVALIMGMVSAVFGGVLRDVLTREVPLIFKKEIYASACLAGGVVYLLLGYLGLQENLQFIVSATVIFLIRFISVKYHFELPKIKNDIFGK; encoded by the coding sequence ATGAACATAATTTATACACTGGATATTGCAGGTACTTTTGCCTTTGCATTAAGTGGTGCTTTGGTTGCCAAAAAAGAGAATTTTGATGCTTTTGGTGTCATTATTATAGCTTTTGTAACAGCTGTTGGCGGTGGAATGTTACGTGATGTACTTATAAACGCACATCCAATTAATTGGATTGCCGATTTAAATTACATTTGGACAATTTTAGCTGCAGTCTTTGTAATGTTTTTCTTTAAAAGTAAAGTTGCTCCGTTAAGTAAAACGATGTTTTTGTTTGATACCATTGGAATTTCAGTATTTACTTTATTAGGTTTACAAAAAGGGTTAAATTTCAATCTACATCCATTTGTTGCCTTAATTATGGGAATGGTTTCAGCTGTTTTTGGTGGTGTACTTAGAGATGTTTTAACAAGAGAAGTTCCGTTAATCTTTAAGAAGGAAATTTATGCGTCAGCTTGTTTAGCTGGCGGCGTTGTTTATTTATTACTAGGTTATTTGGGCTTGCAAGAAAATCTTCAATTTATAGTATCTGCAACTGTTATATTTTTAATCAGATTTATATCTGTTAAATATCATTTCGAATTACCTAAAATTAAAAATGATATCTTCGGAAAATAA
- a CDS encoding DEAD/DEAH box helicase, translating to MASFSTLGISKNYIKSLQEIGIKKPTEIQEQTIPVLLNAKTDFIGLAQTGTGKTAAFGLPLLHHVDPKKDVIQGLILSPTRELVQQIKKQLFKFTKYNTDKIFLEAVYGGEKIDRQIGNLKRTTHIVVATPGRLIDLIERGEINLKNVKTIVLDEADEMLNMGFKQDINRILRYISSEKNTWLFSATMPDEIKKIIKTYMNINAPRVEIDKNSRVNANIRHQFAKTTIKEKTGAIIGFLENRSNERGIIFCRTKAGAQNLSHQLQEEGFSVGALEGDMQQKERDKVMRAFKNESLQYLISTDVSARGIDVKDLNFVIHHQLPEQLEYYTHRSGRTARAGKTGVSLAFVLPYETERLHEIQKELNIKFTEVKL from the coding sequence ATGGCATCATTTTCTACTTTAGGAATAAGTAAAAACTATATAAAATCATTACAAGAAATAGGTATTAAAAAACCTACGGAGATTCAAGAGCAAACAATTCCGGTATTGTTAAATGCTAAAACCGATTTTATTGGTTTAGCCCAAACAGGTACAGGAAAAACTGCTGCATTTGGTTTACCGCTTTTACATCACGTAGATCCTAAAAAAGATGTTATACAAGGACTTATTTTATCGCCTACACGAGAATTAGTTCAACAAATAAAAAAGCAACTTTTTAAGTTTACTAAATATAATACTGATAAAATTTTTCTTGAAGCTGTTTATGGTGGAGAAAAAATTGATCGTCAGATTGGTAATTTAAAAAGAACTACACATATTGTAGTTGCAACTCCTGGTAGATTAATAGATTTAATTGAGCGTGGAGAAATCAATCTTAAAAACGTTAAAACTATTGTGTTAGATGAAGCAGATGAAATGCTTAACATGGGTTTTAAACAAGATATTAATAGAATTTTGCGTTATATTTCATCAGAAAAAAACACATGGTTGTTTTCTGCAACAATGCCAGATGAAATTAAGAAGATTATTAAAACCTACATGAATATTAATGCTCCAAGAGTTGAAATTGATAAAAACTCTCGTGTAAATGCTAATATTCGTCATCAATTTGCAAAAACTACTATTAAAGAAAAAACAGGTGCAATTATTGGTTTCTTAGAAAACCGTAGTAATGAACGTGGTATTATTTTCTGTAGAACAAAAGCAGGTGCACAAAACCTTTCACATCAATTACAAGAAGAAGGTTTCTCAGTTGGCGCTTTAGAAGGAGATATGCAACAAAAAGAACGCGATAAAGTTATGCGTGCTTTTAAGAATGAAAGCTTACAATACTTAATTTCTACCGATGTTTCTGCGCGTGGTATTGATGTTAAAGACTTAAATTTTGTAATTCATCATCAATTACCAGAACAGTTAGAATACTACACGCACAGAAGTGGAAGAACAGCAAGAGCTGGTAAAACCGGAGTTTCTTTAGCCTTTGTTTTACCTTATGAAACAGAAAGACTTCATGAAATTCAGAAAGAATTAAATATAAAATTCACAGAAGTTAAATTGTAA
- a CDS encoding acyl-CoA thioesterase: protein MNSHKTTRKVQASEIDGLNHVNNVVYLEWMQDIAHEHWSILTKDNPQKNNAWVVIRHEIDYKNQAVLDDLITVKTWVGEVSGVKSIRHFEILREHTLLVKSQTTFCLIDLKTGKPARITESILNLLKPTK, encoded by the coding sequence ATGAATTCACATAAAACAACACGTAAAGTTCAAGCATCAGAAATAGACGGATTAAACCATGTAAATAATGTAGTTTATTTAGAATGGATGCAGGATATAGCACACGAACACTGGAGTATACTAACAAAAGATAATCCACAAAAAAATAATGCTTGGGTAGTTATTAGACATGAAATTGATTATAAAAATCAAGCTGTATTAGATGATTTAATTACAGTAAAAACATGGGTTGGAGAAGTTTCTGGAGTTAAATCTATTAGGCATTTCGAAATTTTAAGAGAGCATACTTTATTAGTAAAATCTCAAACTACTTTTTGCCTTATAGACTTAAAAACTGGCAAGCCAGCAAGAATAACAGAAAGTATATTAAATCTTCTAAAACCTACTAAATAA
- a CDS encoding DUF2461 domain-containing protein: protein MQFEKSSLQYLKDLKKNNNRDWFADTKPTFKIAQDNAKELYASIRESLEKHDEIDKFKLFRIYRDVRFSKDKTPYQPHFAGSFSRLGKHLRGGYYLRIRPGESFLAGGFWQPEKDDILRIRKEIEQDASEIREILDDKNYVKYFGGKFEGDELKTAPRGFDKTHPDVDLLRKKGFIAVRNFTDKEVLDPNFINELDKSYKALRPFFNLFSDILTTNLNGESLID, encoded by the coding sequence ATGCAATTCGAAAAAAGCAGCCTTCAATATTTAAAAGATTTAAAGAAAAACAACAATCGCGATTGGTTTGCAGATACAAAACCTACCTTTAAGATAGCACAAGACAATGCCAAAGAACTGTACGCTTCCATTAGAGAAAGTCTCGAAAAACATGATGAAATAGACAAGTTTAAGCTATTCAGAATTTATAGAGACGTTCGTTTTTCAAAAGATAAAACTCCATATCAACCACATTTTGCAGGTTCATTCTCAAGATTAGGTAAACATTTACGAGGCGGTTATTATTTACGAATTCGTCCAGGAGAAAGCTTCCTTGCTGGCGGATTTTGGCAACCTGAAAAAGACGATATTCTTAGAATTAGAAAGGAAATAGAACAAGACGCTTCAGAAATTAGAGAAATATTAGATGATAAAAATTATGTAAAGTACTTTGGCGGTAAATTTGAAGGAGATGAATTAAAAACAGCTCCAAGAGGTTTTGATAAAACACATCCAGATGTAGATTTACTTCGTAAAAAAGGCTTCATAGCTGTTAGAAATTTTACAGACAAAGAAGTTTTAGATCCTAATTTTATAAATGAATTAGACAAAAGCTATAAAGCTTTACGTCCATTTTTTAACTTGTTCAGCGATATTTTAACTACAAATTTAAACGGAGAAAGCTTAATAGATTAA